One region of Cyanobium sp. M30B3 genomic DNA includes:
- a CDS encoding inositol monophosphatase: protein MSLSPSPVSGSAFPSGPSLCSRAMAGSGLSLGDIERLLEVARRAAESGGVQLKAHFGRLEQVREKGRNGDLVTEADLAAEAAVLGLLQAETPEIGVLAEESGRRPAEGALEWCVDPLDGTTNYAHGFPVFATSVGLTWQGIPLLGALALPAFDELYWAAPGLGSWCNGRRLAVSGCRQLADALLATGFAYDRHQRLDNNYAEFAWFTHRTHGVRRAGAAAVDLAFVASGKVDGYWERGLAPWDLAAGLVLVEEAGGVVSGYDGSPAELASGRVVAAGPGLHGHLLAGLAACRPLAGSSYGAPELDAGSGAPIAP from the coding sequence ATGAGCCTCTCCCCCAGCCCCGTGAGCGGATCGGCGTTTCCCTCCGGGCCCAGCCTCTGCAGCCGGGCCATGGCAGGTTCCGGGCTCTCCCTTGGCGACATCGAGCGGCTGCTGGAGGTGGCACGGCGGGCGGCCGAATCCGGAGGGGTGCAGCTCAAGGCCCACTTCGGGCGGCTGGAGCAGGTGCGGGAGAAGGGCCGCAATGGCGACCTGGTAACCGAGGCCGACCTGGCCGCCGAGGCGGCCGTGCTGGGACTGCTGCAGGCCGAGACGCCGGAGATCGGCGTGCTGGCGGAGGAAAGCGGCCGTCGGCCCGCCGAGGGGGCGCTGGAGTGGTGCGTCGACCCCCTGGATGGCACCACCAACTACGCCCACGGCTTCCCGGTGTTTGCCACCTCGGTGGGGCTCACCTGGCAGGGAATTCCCCTGCTGGGAGCCCTGGCGCTGCCTGCCTTCGACGAGCTCTACTGGGCCGCACCCGGTCTGGGCAGCTGGTGCAACGGCCGCCGGCTGGCGGTGAGCGGCTGCCGCCAGCTGGCCGACGCCCTGCTCGCCACCGGTTTCGCCTACGACCGCCATCAGCGGCTGGACAACAACTATGCCGAGTTCGCCTGGTTCACCCATCGCACCCACGGCGTCCGTCGGGCCGGGGCGGCGGCGGTGGATCTGGCTTTTGTGGCCAGTGGCAAGGTGGATGGCTATTGGGAGCGGGGCCTGGCCCCCTGGGATCTGGCCGCCGGCCTGGTGCTGGTGGAGGAGGCCGGCGGGGTGGTGAGCGGCTACGACGGTTCCCCGGCCGAGCTGGCCAGCGGCAGGGTGGTGGCAGCGGGGCCTGGCCTGCACGGCCACCTTCTGGCCGGCCTGGCGGCCTGCCGGCCCCTGGCCGGCAGCAGCTATGGCGCCCCCGAACTCGACGCCGGCAGCGGCGCCCCGATCGCTCCATAG
- a CDS encoding 2Fe-2S iron-sulfur cluster binding domain-containing protein, whose translation MARRFPITVHWRQAGRVITHEVQEGDYILRSFEQQGDPLPFSCRNGCCTACAVRVLEGSIDQREALGLSKELRQRGYGLLCVARATGPLEVETQDEDEVYDLQFGRFFGRGRVRPGLPIEED comes from the coding sequence ATGGCGCGTCGCTTTCCGATCACCGTGCACTGGCGCCAGGCCGGACGGGTGATCACCCACGAGGTGCAGGAAGGCGACTACATCCTGCGCAGCTTCGAGCAGCAGGGCGATCCCCTGCCCTTCAGCTGCCGCAATGGCTGCTGCACCGCCTGCGCCGTGCGGGTCCTGGAGGGATCGATCGACCAGCGGGAAGCCCTGGGCCTGTCCAAGGAGCTGCGGCAGCGGGGCTATGGCCTGCTCTGCGTGGCCCGGGCCACCGGTCCGCTGGAGGTGGAGACCCAGGATGAGGACGAGGTCTACGACCTGCAGTTCGGCCGCTTCTTCGGCCGGGGCCGGGTTCGGCCGGGCCTGCCGATCGAGGAGGACTGA
- a CDS encoding phosphate ABC transporter ATP-binding protein, translating to MTSSATSPAINSNDVCMSLQNVTISYGSFEAVKNVYMDIPSGKVTAFIGPSGCGKSTVLRALNRMNDLIPGCGLKGRVVFDGVDLYERNVDPVEVRRRIGMVFQKPNPFPKSIYENIAFGARINGYKGDMDELVERSLRKAAVWDECKDKLKESGFALSGGQQQRLCIARAIATEPEVILMDEPCSALDPISTLKIEETMHELKRSYTIIIVTHNMQQAVRVADMTAFFNAEAVEGGSGKVGYLVEYNETERIFNAPGQQATQDYVTGRFG from the coding sequence ATGACCTCATCAGCCACCTCCCCCGCCATCAACAGCAACGACGTCTGCATGTCCCTGCAGAACGTCACGATCTCCTACGGCAGCTTTGAGGCCGTCAAGAATGTCTACATGGACATCCCGAGCGGTAAGGTCACCGCCTTCATCGGACCATCCGGCTGCGGCAAGTCCACTGTTCTGCGGGCCCTCAACCGCATGAACGACCTGATCCCCGGTTGCGGGCTCAAGGGCCGGGTGGTGTTCGACGGTGTCGATCTCTACGAGCGCAACGTGGACCCCGTGGAGGTGCGCCGGCGCATCGGCATGGTGTTCCAGAAACCAAATCCCTTTCCCAAGAGCATCTACGAGAACATCGCCTTCGGCGCCCGCATCAATGGCTACAAGGGCGACATGGATGAACTGGTGGAGCGCTCCCTGCGCAAGGCCGCCGTGTGGGACGAATGCAAGGACAAACTGAAGGAGAGCGGCTTCGCCCTCTCCGGTGGCCAGCAGCAGCGGCTCTGTATCGCCCGAGCCATCGCCACCGAGCCAGAAGTGATTCTGATGGACGAGCCCTGCTCAGCGCTCGACCCGATCTCCACCCTCAAAATCGAGGAGACGATGCATGAGCTCAAACGCAGTTACACGATCATCATCGTGACCCACAACATGCAGCAGGCCGTGCGGGTCGCCGACATGACCGCCTTCTTCAACGCCGAGGCCGTGGAGGGAGGCAGTGGCAAGGTTGGTTATCTGGTGGAGTACAACGAAACCGAGCGCATCTTCAATGCCCCGGGCCAGCAGGCCACCCAGGATTACGTCACCGGCCGGTTCGGCTGA
- the pstA gene encoding phosphate ABC transporter permease PstA: MQSSTSAHSSLFERRSLSFDPNLKRNRINRLCTGIASLFAGIAILPLFLVLAYVLYKGASLLSLSLFTQLPPPPGLDGGGIGNAVVGTIVVTLIASLIAIPIGVGGGIYLNEYSQRGWFSQFVTFGNDVLAGVPSIISGVFVYGVVVSTRILFNQSYSAVAGGIALAVLMLPTVIKTTFEGLKLVPQELRWGAYGVGASKFVTITRITLPAAFTPIATGIVLAIARAAGETAPLIFTALFSPFWPEGLFNPIATMSVLIFNFAIMPYEAQNALAWAASFVLVMMILAANLLARWISKVAKKA, from the coding sequence GTGCAATCCTCCACCTCAGCCCATAGCTCATTGTTTGAGCGCCGATCCCTCAGTTTCGACCCGAATCTGAAACGCAACCGCATCAACCGGCTTTGCACTGGCATTGCTTCTCTGTTCGCAGGGATTGCGATTCTGCCCCTGTTTCTGGTGCTGGCCTATGTGTTGTACAAGGGCGCTTCACTGCTGAGCTTGTCGCTGTTCACCCAGCTGCCCCCACCACCGGGCCTGGATGGAGGTGGCATCGGCAACGCGGTCGTTGGCACCATCGTGGTGACGCTGATCGCCTCGCTGATTGCCATTCCGATTGGTGTTGGTGGTGGCATCTATCTCAACGAATATTCGCAGCGTGGATGGTTCTCCCAGTTTGTGACCTTCGGCAATGATGTGCTGGCCGGGGTGCCCTCGATCATCTCCGGTGTATTCGTATACGGGGTGGTTGTGTCAACCCGCATTCTCTTCAACCAGAGTTACAGCGCCGTTGCCGGCGGTATTGCCCTGGCGGTGCTGATGCTGCCCACCGTGATCAAAACAACCTTCGAAGGCCTCAAGCTTGTGCCCCAGGAGCTGCGCTGGGGTGCCTACGGGGTTGGTGCTTCCAAGTTCGTCACCATCACCCGCATCACACTGCCGGCTGCGTTCACACCGATCGCCACAGGCATTGTGCTGGCCATTGCCCGCGCTGCCGGCGAGACAGCCCCGCTGATCTTCACCGCCCTGTTCTCCCCCTTCTGGCCCGAGGGCCTGTTCAACCCGATCGCCACGATGTCGGTGTTGATTTTCAACTTCGCCATCATGCCGTACGAGGCGCAGAACGCTTTGGCCTGGGCAGCCTCGTTCGTTCTGGTGATGATGATCCTCGCCGCCAATCTTCTGGCCCGTTGGATCAGCAAGGTGGCCAAAAAGGCCTGA
- the pstC gene encoding phosphate ABC transporter permease subunit PstC encodes MTTDFRSAAKADAFLLRRRPPAEKLVDLGFRQLSLALASVVAIVLLGIFLVVFQGSQDAIREFGLKFLTTSAWDPVNNEYGAFTAIYGTLVTALLSLVIAIPLGLGTAILITEDMLPRGLREAIGLMVELLAAIPSVVLGLWAIFVMEPFLRPALQFLHQILGWSPFFNTVPLGPGMMPAILILVVMVLPIITSISRDALNQVPIELRQGAYGVGTTRWGAISSVIVPAAISAITGGVMLALGRAMGETMAVTMIIGNAMNFSTSLLAPANTIASMLANQFGEADGIQVSALMYAALILMVLTFVVNVLAQWVVRRLSLRY; translated from the coding sequence ATGACGACGGATTTTCGATCAGCCGCGAAAGCCGATGCGTTCCTGCTCCGTCGTCGCCCGCCCGCCGAAAAGCTGGTGGACCTCGGCTTTCGCCAGCTCAGCCTGGCTCTGGCTTCGGTGGTGGCCATCGTGCTGCTGGGCATTTTCCTGGTGGTGTTCCAGGGGTCTCAGGACGCGATCCGTGAATTCGGCCTCAAGTTCCTCACCACCTCAGCCTGGGATCCCGTCAACAACGAGTACGGGGCCTTCACGGCGATCTACGGAACGCTGGTCACCGCCCTGCTGTCCCTTGTGATCGCCATCCCCCTCGGGCTGGGAACGGCGATTCTGATCACCGAAGACATGCTCCCCCGGGGCCTGCGCGAGGCCATCGGCCTGATGGTGGAGCTGCTGGCCGCGATCCCCTCGGTTGTGCTGGGTCTCTGGGCCATCTTCGTGATGGAGCCGTTCCTGAGGCCAGCGCTCCAGTTTCTGCACCAGATCCTGGGCTGGTCTCCGTTTTTCAACACCGTGCCCCTGGGCCCCGGGATGATGCCCGCCATCCTCATCCTTGTGGTGATGGTGCTGCCGATCATCACCTCCATCTCCCGCGATGCTCTCAATCAGGTGCCGATTGAACTGAGGCAGGGCGCCTACGGCGTGGGCACCACCCGCTGGGGCGCGATCAGCAGTGTGATCGTTCCGGCGGCCATCTCCGCCATCACCGGCGGTGTGATGCTGGCCCTGGGCAGGGCCATGGGCGAAACCATGGCGGTAACCATGATCATTGGCAATGCAATGAACTTCAGCACCTCTCTGCTGGCTCCAGCCAACACCATTGCCTCGATGTTGGCCAACCAGTTCGGCGAGGCTGATGGCATCCAGGTTTCAGCACTGATGTATGCAGCATTGATCCTGATGGTGCTCACATTCGTTGTAAACGTACTGGCTCAGTGGGTGGTACGCCGCCTCAGTCTGCGCTACTGA
- a CDS encoding DnaJ domain-containing protein gives MPGPVDHWAVLGLQPGADAAALKRAFRAQARRWHPDLNGNDPVAEERFKQVNEAYAVLSDPGRRRAWEAGEPDRSGAAERDPFASGFPDFDDYLEQLFGGRRRGAGLGEDGQEFRSDADAPAEAPPPPPPGPVAAAEPGRPPTQTIDVLETLVELTPEQALEGSRVELDLPDGLVVEVWTPPLAGDGWRLRLAGVAPGGGDHFLQLRVVTAEGLRVDGLRVLYTLDLSPAEAALGCRVVVPTLQGAVKLQVPAGSSSGRLLRLRGRGLARGGQRGDQLVELRIVVPDQPSEAELALYRRLLELATEQQ, from the coding sequence ATGCCAGGACCCGTGGATCACTGGGCCGTGCTGGGCCTGCAGCCAGGTGCCGACGCGGCTGCCCTCAAGCGGGCCTTCCGCGCCCAGGCCCGTCGCTGGCACCCCGATCTCAACGGCAACGACCCGGTGGCCGAAGAGCGCTTCAAGCAGGTGAATGAGGCCTATGCCGTGCTGTCCGATCCGGGGCGGCGCCGAGCCTGGGAGGCCGGTGAGCCCGACCGGAGCGGCGCTGCGGAGCGGGATCCCTTCGCCAGTGGTTTTCCAGACTTCGACGACTACCTCGAGCAGCTGTTCGGGGGACGGCGCCGTGGGGCTGGCCTGGGCGAGGACGGCCAGGAGTTCCGCTCCGATGCCGATGCCCCCGCAGAGGCCCCGCCCCCGCCGCCTCCAGGTCCGGTGGCCGCCGCCGAGCCGGGCCGTCCACCCACCCAGACCATCGACGTGCTCGAGACCCTGGTGGAACTCACCCCCGAGCAGGCGCTGGAGGGCAGCCGCGTGGAGCTCGACCTGCCCGATGGCCTGGTGGTGGAGGTGTGGACGCCCCCTCTGGCCGGCGATGGCTGGCGGCTGCGCCTGGCCGGGGTCGCCCCCGGGGGCGGCGACCACTTCCTCCAGCTGCGGGTGGTCACCGCTGAGGGGCTGCGGGTGGATGGGCTGCGGGTGCTGTACACCCTCGATCTCAGCCCCGCCGAGGCCGCGCTGGGCTGCCGCGTCGTGGTGCCGACCCTGCAGGGTGCCGTGAAGCTGCAGGTGCCGGCGGGTTCCTCCAGTGGCCGGTTGCTGCGCCTGCGGGGCCGGGGGCTGGCCCGGGGCGGGCAGCGGGGCGACCAGCTGGTGGAGCTGCGCATCGTGGTGCCTGACCAGCCCTCCGAGGCTGAGCTCGCCCTCTACCGGCGCCTCCTGGAGCTGGCCACCGAACAGCAGTGA
- a CDS encoding DUF3110 domain-containing protein: MPVHVLLFDAGSDQEGIHSLELNGRTVVLLFEDQDDAERYAGLLEAQDFPVPTVERLDRQEMELFCSQAGYEARVVPSGFLPETAEDRLLIAPPERNMDVSLWQEQAEPQPSQDAELEAFRRRLEGLL, from the coding sequence ATGCCGGTGCATGTGCTCCTGTTCGATGCCGGGTCCGACCAGGAGGGGATCCATTCCCTTGAGCTCAACGGTCGCACCGTGGTGCTGCTGTTTGAAGACCAGGACGACGCCGAGCGTTACGCCGGCCTGCTGGAGGCCCAGGACTTCCCCGTGCCCACGGTGGAGCGGCTTGACCGACAGGAGATGGAGCTGTTCTGCAGCCAGGCCGGCTACGAGGCCCGGGTCGTGCCCAGTGGCTTCCTGCCCGAGACCGCCGAGGACCGGCTGCTGATCGCTCCGCCGGAGCGCAACATGGATGTGAGCCTCTGGCAGGAGCAGGCCGAACCACAGCCCTCGCAGGATGCGGAGCTGGAGGCGTTCCGCCGTCGGCTGGAGGGCCTGCTGTGA
- the murQ gene encoding N-acetylmuramic acid 6-phosphate etherase encodes MGQEIDRGHLLTEQANPLSAQLDALPTAELVDLFCRNDLEPQQAVAAAAPQLSAAVDAIAARLAAGGHLFYLGAGTSGRLGVLDAAECPPTFCSDPSLVQGVLAGGAAALLRSSEGLEDLREAGREDLQRAGFGPGDCLVGIAAGGTTPYVLGGLSHARDLGALAIAMACVPADQAPMPCDIDIRLLTGPELLTGSTRLKAGTATKMALNILSTGVMVKLGKVYGNRMVDVAVTNSKLEDRALRILCDLAGVSRQQAAQLLAEAGGSVKRALLMAASNLSAAAALQTLEEHGPSLRAALKASGGSLRL; translated from the coding sequence CTGGGCCAGGAGATCGATCGGGGGCATCTGCTCACCGAGCAGGCCAACCCCCTCAGCGCCCAGCTCGATGCCCTGCCCACGGCAGAGCTGGTGGACCTGTTCTGCCGCAATGATCTCGAGCCCCAACAGGCGGTGGCTGCCGCAGCCCCCCAGCTCAGCGCTGCGGTGGATGCGATCGCGGCGCGGCTGGCGGCCGGTGGACATCTCTTTTACCTGGGGGCCGGCACCTCGGGACGCCTCGGAGTGCTGGACGCGGCGGAGTGCCCGCCCACCTTCTGCAGTGATCCCAGCCTCGTGCAGGGCGTGCTGGCCGGTGGTGCGGCGGCCCTGTTGCGCAGCTCCGAGGGCCTGGAGGATCTGCGCGAGGCCGGCCGGGAGGATCTGCAGCGGGCCGGGTTCGGGCCTGGCGACTGCCTGGTGGGCATCGCTGCAGGGGGCACCACTCCCTACGTGCTCGGCGGCCTGAGCCACGCCCGCGACCTGGGGGCCCTGGCCATCGCCATGGCCTGCGTCCCCGCCGACCAGGCACCGATGCCCTGTGACATCGACATCCGCCTGCTCACCGGCCCCGAGCTGCTCACCGGCTCCACCCGGCTCAAGGCGGGTACCGCCACCAAGATGGCCCTCAACATCCTCTCCACCGGGGTGATGGTGAAGCTGGGCAAGGTGTATGGCAACCGCATGGTGGATGTGGCGGTGACCAACAGCAAGCTGGAGGACCGGGCCCTGCGCATCCTCTGTGATCTCGCTGGTGTGTCCCGGCAGCAGGCGGCCCAGCTGCTCGCGGAGGCCGGAGGGTCGGTGAAGCGTGCCCTGCTGATGGCGGCCAGCAACCTGTCCGCCGCCGCGGCGCTGCAGACCCTGGAGGAGCATGGCCCCAGCCTGCGGGCCGCTCTCAAGGCCAGCGGTGGCTCCCTGCGTCTCTAG
- the mtnP gene encoding S-methyl-5'-thioadenosine phosphorylase, producing MSSATPSPANAPDLSQARLGVLGGSGLYAMDGLQEVREISVDTPYGPPSDSLRLGRIGDVEVVFLARHGRHHSYTPSEVPYRANLWALRSLGVRWILSVSAVGSLQEHCQPLDMLVPDQFIDRTHQRPLTFFGDGVVAHVTHADPFCPTLSRLLADVGESLMPEGRTLHRGGTYLCMEGPAFSTRAESELYRSWGCSVIGMTNHTEARLAREAEMAYATLAMVTDYDCWHQEHASVSVEMVIENLRSNASLAQEIVRMAAERIGAQRPSSGSHRALRHALMTPKEAVPADIRRRVDLFTAPYWGGLDGAS from the coding sequence ATGAGTTCCGCCACCCCTTCGCCCGCAAACGCCCCCGATCTGAGTCAGGCCCGCCTGGGGGTGCTGGGCGGCAGCGGGCTCTACGCCATGGACGGCCTCCAGGAGGTGCGCGAGATCAGCGTGGACACCCCCTATGGCCCGCCATCCGACAGCCTGCGGCTGGGGCGCATCGGCGACGTGGAGGTGGTGTTCCTGGCCCGCCATGGCCGCCATCACAGCTACACCCCGAGCGAAGTGCCCTACCGGGCCAATCTCTGGGCGCTGCGTTCCCTCGGCGTGCGCTGGATCCTGTCGGTGTCGGCGGTGGGCTCGCTGCAGGAGCACTGTCAGCCCCTGGACATGCTGGTGCCCGATCAGTTCATCGATCGCACCCACCAGCGGCCGCTCACCTTCTTCGGTGACGGGGTGGTGGCCCACGTGACCCATGCCGATCCCTTCTGCCCCACCCTCAGCCGCCTGCTGGCCGATGTGGGTGAAAGCCTGATGCCCGAGGGCCGCACCCTGCACCGCGGCGGCACCTACCTGTGCATGGAAGGCCCCGCCTTCTCCACCCGGGCTGAATCGGAGCTCTATCGCAGCTGGGGTTGCAGTGTGATCGGCATGACCAACCACACCGAAGCTCGCCTGGCCCGGGAAGCCGAAATGGCCTACGCCACCCTGGCGATGGTCACCGACTACGACTGCTGGCACCAGGAGCACGCCTCGGTAAGCGTGGAGATGGTGATCGAGAACCTGCGCAGCAACGCCAGCCTGGCCCAGGAGATCGTGCGCATGGCGGCCGAGCGGATCGGCGCCCAGCGCCCGTCCAGCGGTTCCCATCGCGCCCTGCGCCATGCCCTGATGACCCCCAAGGAGGCGGTGCCCGCGGACATCCGCAGGCGGGTGGATCTGTTCACCGCGCCCTACTGGGGCGGGCTGGACGGGGCCAGCTAG
- a CDS encoding peptidylprolyl isomerase — protein MTKALMETDAGTIELELFDADAPNTVANFVKLARDGFYDGLAFHRVIPGFMAQGGCPNSREGSRGMAGTGGPGYTIDCEINSQKHQAGTLAMAHAGRNTGGSQFYICHEAQPHLDGMHTVFGLTGNMDVVLALKNGSRINKVTIQD, from the coding sequence GTGACCAAAGCCCTGATGGAAACCGACGCCGGCACGATCGAACTGGAGCTGTTCGACGCCGACGCCCCCAACACCGTGGCCAACTTCGTGAAACTGGCCAGGGACGGCTTCTATGACGGCCTGGCCTTTCACCGCGTGATCCCCGGCTTCATGGCCCAGGGGGGCTGCCCCAACAGCCGCGAGGGCTCCCGCGGCATGGCCGGCACCGGCGGACCCGGCTACACGATCGACTGCGAGATCAACAGCCAGAAGCACCAGGCCGGCACCCTGGCCATGGCCCACGCCGGCCGCAACACCGGCGGCTCGCAGTTCTACATCTGCCATGAGGCCCAGCCCCACCTCGATGGCATGCACACCGTGTTCGGCCTCACCGGCAACATGGACGTGGTGCTGGCCCTCAAGAACGGCAGCCGCATCAACAAGGTGACGATTCAGGACTGA
- a CDS encoding response regulator transcription factor, which produces MTPQPEHEFNRPGYFPISGQMDRHFLILKKRMRLAILSSDVSKSLVLVFRSRLLLGLLREQFPAIEVVAACEGEAEACAVMERRRPGLLLLGDDLSNGSAASLIRRGVSLHPDLRVMLVLQNPQVLDGLPFCHSLIADADLGLRPDYPMFQGLMAMLTNTHYRSPLLEAQADQEPSCDLPAHPAPVKLTPREQDIISGYARGLSNQEVAAELQLSPHTVKTYSADLLAKLGVNNRQKALRKAVALGLARFSV; this is translated from the coding sequence ATGACGCCGCAGCCGGAACACGAGTTTAACCGGCCCGGTTATTTCCCAATTTCCGGGCAGATGGATCGTCATTTCTTAATCCTTAAGAAGCGCATGCGGCTGGCGATTTTATCGTCTGATGTCAGCAAAAGCTTGGTGTTGGTGTTTCGCTCCAGGCTGTTGCTGGGCTTGCTGCGCGAGCAGTTTCCTGCCATTGAGGTTGTGGCGGCTTGTGAGGGCGAGGCTGAAGCCTGTGCAGTGATGGAGCGGCGCCGGCCTGGCTTGCTGCTGCTCGGCGATGATCTGAGCAACGGCTCGGCCGCCAGCTTGATCCGGCGTGGCGTCTCCCTCCATCCAGATCTGCGCGTGATGCTGGTGCTCCAGAACCCTCAGGTGTTGGATGGCCTGCCCTTTTGCCATAGCCTGATTGCTGATGCCGATCTTGGCCTGCGGCCGGATTACCCAATGTTTCAGGGGCTGATGGCGATGCTCACCAACACCCATTACCGCAGTCCGTTATTGGAGGCGCAAGCCGACCAAGAGCCAAGCTGCGATCTGCCTGCCCACCCCGCTCCTGTGAAGCTCACCCCACGTGAGCAGGACATCATCAGTGGCTATGCCCGTGGCCTCTCCAATCAGGAGGTGGCGGCTGAACTTCAGCTCTCACCCCACACGGTGAAGACCTACAGCGCCGACCTGTTGGCGAAGCTGGGTGTGAACAACCGCCAGAAGGCCCTGCGTAAGGCGGTGGCGCTGGGCTTGGCGCGCTTCTCCGTTTAA
- a CDS encoding J domain-containing protein, translated as MAVVAALLLSLLGLAALWGLLGGGLWLCLHLLERCTQSCRDAITSERLQAQGQRLQQALSRQRQRRRGWWLADLNGHRIWLELNQLEPFSQRCRAELGLSAPCSLSELRRHWRRSSLRWHPDQGGDTAAWLRRLRAYEALCQLSRDASARQLVRALPPPLPAASRLRVRLHWLRRRWLRRRWF; from the coding sequence TTGGCCGTTGTTGCCGCGCTGCTGCTGTCCCTGCTCGGCCTGGCGGCCCTGTGGGGCCTGCTGGGCGGCGGCCTGTGGCTCTGCCTGCACCTGCTGGAGCGTTGCACCCAGAGCTGCCGCGATGCGATCACCAGTGAGCGGCTGCAAGCCCAGGGCCAGCGTCTGCAACAGGCCCTCAGCCGGCAGCGCCAACGCCGCCGCGGCTGGTGGCTCGCCGATCTCAACGGCCATCGCATCTGGCTGGAGCTCAACCAGCTGGAGCCGTTCAGCCAGCGCTGTCGCGCCGAACTCGGGCTCAGCGCCCCCTGCAGCTTGAGCGAGCTGCGGCGGCACTGGCGCCGCAGCAGCCTGCGCTGGCATCCGGATCAAGGCGGCGACACCGCGGCCTGGCTGCGGCGCCTGCGGGCCTATGAAGCCCTGTGCCAGCTCAGCCGTGATGCCAGCGCCCGCCAGCTGGTGAGGGCATTGCCGCCGCCCCTGCCGGCCGCCAGCCGCCTCCGGGTCCGCTTGCACTGGTTGCGTAGGCGCTGGCTCCGCAGGCGCTGGTTTTGA
- a CDS encoding methyltransferase regulatory domain-containing protein codes for MSWDHGYFSSASYTAGFYRELAPAWLDFAALLKGHQPPRSHEGEPFTYLELGSGMGLGLCLLAAAYPEGRFTGIDFQPDHIVHSRRLAQQLGLGNITFQEADFLSLAAEPGTLAAAHHYVVAHGIATWITAPIQQALLQLAAAALNPGGIFYCSYNTFPGWLGASAIQHLVELTRQRQAEASAAQAFQQAAASLSSLLGSEESPSALALAQPALRRRLAQFPNQNAAYLLQEYANQGWQPLYVAELHQRCAAHKLRFHASATLPDNFLELLPANVRPAVLAETDPALRQSLQDLAINQSFRRDLFLRGLATSTNSDLRQRLSLIQLRLQEAPATDSYRFETSFGQVSGMPERYQQLEACLAHGPRSFGQLLEDTQLQLAELAKLLALLLHAGRIGFDRGACADFERARHVNEQLLSLIGNGRPYAHLVAPASGGGVGFSLVETLLLEGQRRQLGGQALEQHLLESLKARGRSVKGEAAPLLTAFAARQPRLQALGVLP; via the coding sequence ATGTCCTGGGATCACGGCTACTTCAGCTCCGCTTCTTACACCGCGGGCTTTTATCGCGAGCTGGCGCCGGCCTGGCTGGATTTCGCCGCCCTGCTCAAAGGCCACCAGCCACCGCGCAGCCACGAAGGCGAACCCTTCACCTACCTGGAGCTCGGCAGCGGCATGGGCCTGGGCCTCTGCCTGCTCGCCGCCGCCTATCCCGAAGGTCGCTTCACCGGCATCGACTTCCAGCCCGATCACATCGTGCACAGCCGCCGGCTGGCCCAGCAGCTGGGGCTGGGCAACATCACCTTCCAGGAGGCCGACTTCCTCAGCCTCGCCGCCGAGCCCGGCACGCTGGCGGCGGCCCACCACTACGTGGTCGCCCATGGCATCGCCACCTGGATCACGGCACCGATCCAGCAGGCGCTGTTGCAGCTGGCCGCTGCAGCCCTCAATCCAGGCGGCATCTTCTACTGCTCCTACAACACCTTTCCCGGCTGGCTCGGCGCCAGCGCCATCCAACACCTCGTTGAGCTAACCCGCCAACGCCAGGCCGAGGCCAGTGCCGCCCAGGCCTTTCAGCAGGCCGCCGCCAGCCTCAGCAGCCTGCTTGGCAGCGAAGAGAGCCCCTCGGCGCTGGCCCTCGCCCAGCCAGCCCTGCGCCGCCGGCTGGCCCAGTTTCCTAATCAAAACGCCGCCTATCTCCTGCAGGAATACGCCAATCAGGGCTGGCAGCCCCTCTATGTGGCCGAGCTGCATCAACGCTGCGCCGCCCACAAGTTGCGCTTTCACGCCAGCGCCACCCTGCCGGACAATTTCCTGGAGCTGCTGCCCGCCAATGTGCGCCCGGCGGTGCTGGCCGAAACCGATCCAGCCCTGCGCCAGAGCCTCCAGGATCTGGCGATCAACCAGTCGTTCCGCCGCGATCTCTTCCTGCGCGGCCTTGCCACCAGCACCAACAGCGACCTGCGCCAGCGCCTCAGCCTGATCCAGTTGCGGCTGCAGGAGGCCCCCGCCACCGACAGCTACCGCTTTGAAACCAGCTTCGGCCAGGTGAGCGGCATGCCGGAGCGCTACCAGCAACTGGAGGCCTGCCTGGCCCATGGGCCGCGCAGCTTCGGCCAGCTCCTCGAAGACACCCAGCTGCAGCTGGCGGAGCTGGCCAAGCTGCTGGCCCTGCTGCTCCACGCCGGCCGCATCGGCTTCGATCGCGGTGCCTGCGCCGATTTCGAGCGGGCCCGGCACGTCAATGAACAGCTGCTGAGCCTGATCGGTAATGGCCGCCCCTATGCCCATCTGGTCGCCCCGGCCAGCGGCGGCGGTGTGGGGTTTTCACTGGTGGAGACCCTGCTGCTCGAGGGCCAGCGCCGCCAGCTCGGCGGCCAGGCGCTGGAGCAGCACCTGCTGGAGAGCCTCAAGGCCAGGGGCCGCAGCGTCAAAGGCGAAGCGGCGCCGCTGCTGACGGCCTTCGCCGCACGCCAGCCGCGGCTGCAGGCCCTGGGCGTGCTGCCATAG